One Amorphoplanes digitatis genomic window carries:
- a CDS encoding tetratricopeptide repeat protein gives MAQLVEVHRLAVAGREATIARTVGDRVGRVWLVRSRFADVIRLAEQTLALGEDAGAFYDLGRGRQATGFPMEALAAYDRALSLYRAAQERGNEAATLSNIGGVYAGLGDRQRAMDYFGQALPIFRQVGDRANEAVTLNNIGSVYDGLGDPEQSLNHYGQALLIVREVGNRASEATALNNIGFVHAGLGDRKQALDHFLQALPIRHEVGDRAGEAITLNNIALVYDGSGDPGRALEYLGQARAILREVGDRAGEAVTLYNIAMIHRQLGELGRAVAELEQVVELDRQVGRPNLDRDTAMLELARQEQTRSR, from the coding sequence ATGGCTCAGCTGGTGGAGGTGCATCGCCTGGCGGTGGCCGGACGCGAAGCCACGATCGCGCGCACGGTGGGTGACCGGGTCGGTCGGGTGTGGCTGGTCCGGTCGCGGTTCGCCGACGTGATCCGGTTGGCCGAGCAGACCCTGGCGCTGGGTGAGGACGCCGGCGCCTTCTACGACCTGGGCCGGGGCAGACAGGCCACCGGTTTCCCGATGGAGGCGCTGGCCGCCTACGACCGCGCGTTGAGCCTGTACCGGGCCGCCCAGGAGCGCGGGAACGAGGCCGCCACGTTGAGCAACATCGGTGGCGTGTACGCCGGGTTGGGTGACCGGCAGCGGGCGATGGACTACTTCGGGCAGGCCCTGCCGATCTTCCGGCAGGTAGGTGACCGGGCCAACGAGGCCGTCACGCTGAACAACATCGGCAGCGTGTACGACGGGCTGGGCGACCCGGAGCAGTCGCTGAACCACTACGGCCAAGCCCTGCTCATCGTCCGGGAGGTCGGGAACCGGGCCAGTGAAGCCACCGCGTTGAACAACATCGGTTTCGTGCACGCCGGGCTGGGCGACCGGAAGCAGGCGCTGGACCACTTCCTGCAAGCCCTGCCGATCCGCCACGAGGTCGGCGATCGGGCCGGTGAAGCCATCACCCTGAACAACATCGCCCTGGTGTACGACGGGTCAGGTGATCCTGGGCGGGCGCTGGAGTACCTCGGCCAGGCCCGCGCGATCCTGCGGGAGGTCGGTGACCGGGCCGGTGAGGCAGTCACGCTCTACAACATCGCCATGATCCATCGCCAGCTGGGCGAGCTGGGCCGGGCCGTCGCCGAGCTGGAGCAGGTCGTGGAGCTGGACCGGCAGGTCGGCCGCCCCAATCTGGACCGCGACACCGCCATGCTGGAGCTTGCCCGTCAGGAGCAGACGAGATCGCGATGA
- a CDS encoding tetratricopeptide repeat protein — protein MTSIAQLVEVHRLAVAGREAGIASSVGNLVGRVWLVRSRFADVMRMAELTLTLGDDAGAYYDLGWARQVTGYPAEALAAYDRALTLFRARQERVNEAAALGNIGAVYDGLGDRQRALDYYGQALPIQREVGDRDGEAATLGNLGHVYDGLGDRQQALDYYGQALLIVREVGNRAGEAVMLNNIGLAYNGLGDLEQALDHFERALPMRREVGDRAGEAVTLNNIGLVHEGLGDLQQALDYFGQALPIRREVGDRAGEAVTRFNIAMIYRRWGELGWAVDELEQVVELDRQVSHPDLESDTAMLEQVRQEQAGTVPGAEP, from the coding sequence ATGACGTCGATCGCCCAGCTGGTGGAGGTGCATCGCCTGGCGGTGGCCGGCCGCGAGGCCGGGATCGCGAGTTCGGTGGGAAATCTGGTCGGTCGAGTGTGGCTGGTCCGGTCGCGCTTCGCCGACGTGATGCGGATGGCCGAGCTCACCCTGACGCTGGGCGATGACGCCGGCGCCTACTACGACCTGGGATGGGCCAGGCAGGTCACCGGTTACCCGGCCGAGGCGCTGGCCGCCTACGACCGCGCGCTGACCCTGTTCCGGGCTCGCCAGGAGCGGGTGAACGAGGCCGCCGCGCTGGGCAACATCGGTGCCGTGTACGACGGTTTGGGCGACCGGCAGCGGGCGCTGGACTACTACGGCCAGGCCCTGCCGATCCAGCGGGAGGTCGGTGACCGGGACGGTGAAGCCGCCACGCTGGGCAACCTCGGCCACGTGTACGACGGGCTGGGCGACCGGCAGCAGGCGCTGGACTACTACGGGCAGGCCCTGCTCATCGTCCGGGAGGTCGGGAACCGGGCCGGTGAAGCCGTCATGTTGAACAACATCGGCCTTGCGTACAACGGACTGGGCGACCTGGAGCAGGCGCTGGACCACTTCGAGCGGGCGCTGCCGATGCGCCGTGAGGTCGGCGACCGGGCCGGTGAAGCCGTCACGCTGAACAACATCGGCCTGGTGCACGAAGGGCTGGGCGACCTTCAACAGGCGCTGGACTACTTCGGCCAGGCTCTGCCGATTCGCCGCGAGGTCGGTGACCGGGCCGGTGAGGCCGTCACGCGGTTCAACATCGCCATGATCTACCGCCGCTGGGGTGAGCTGGGCTGGGCCGTCGACGAACTGGAGCAGGTCGTGGAGCTGGACCGCCAGGTCAGCCACCCTGACCTGGAGTCCGACACCGCGATGCTGGAGCAGGTCCGCCAGGAACAGGCGGGAACGGTTCCGGGGGCCGAGCCGTGA